In Aedes albopictus strain Foshan chromosome 3, AalbF5, whole genome shotgun sequence, the following are encoded in one genomic region:
- the LOC109407558 gene encoding uncharacterized protein LOC109407558 isoform X1 yields the protein MSATSSISSVQSSSNSGNSGNNTNSSNNSRNVISSGSNIVILDNQILDSNDVVAAAGLQQLSGGGAGGLKLTRDCAVQYSNVISSYTASSNQHGNATAIVGSNSGSQMNTVNIIPGDASQTNSRVQVLSNVQLVSSKGASQPSTFSYVDASGKNFNVLTSSGKISTNKLIGVPITKVKTFNHIGQQPQQHQLLSQQTPFVSSQLPQQQPQQLQTPQIGNVQKVTVPRNIQLVTRIPNSTISVSNGRMSQITPSSPQQQQSTPPQFTIQQYADSSASIPPSLEIRSSVSGPIINSTNTTGIVGKTASTKGKNAASLKMMQNSQITQSSTSNPTKPIGKSMSVNLKSVRNNSKSSATSGVNSQYYIKNSSNGTLQQQQSGTTTSIYTTSPAQAVYHNPTPVPPQQSVQIPVSTTTTTGKGRGVYKTSKNQLIQIQQQQQQQQQQHQPPPHQSPQRSITPSSPISGGAIPQNITYGGNFGSSTMVQGNTRYQNYNSYPIPASQSQSSSSTTTSVSNNYKPFNHHLYAGATSSSGVTFESSGSPSTVTMAGTGHHEHPIPSVTVTGYSSSTGKNKKYGSTIQNESNSPGFVLSPVKMKGSGRGRNNSISNYQPTEATAPYQQRYSTSPSRPLQQQQFQSGSPLGSSGQHPATSTREDQIFLNGQQMTDESSARILQSLSQRSTEPGRYGGYKQQQQFTFYGSDNVPQQPPPPPMSSMPAPASVSSNANTTTGVSYDPSNPRFFEDKSDGRRTSISEVITYADNIPLLEGYPAKYDDYNHPDDNIIEEVRPAPVDVSNGRFHILQAVLQDHTYFAPSPELKLPDPQPPPMPTPPQQTQQSHTVSAAPVQHHPPPLHHHHHLQQHQQQHSSSQQQHHYMQQSQSPQPPFQQQQQSLYKHHSSLSTPVSSTGSTTVMTPTSVPVNASIPPVGVPAPLTQMSLNTLATITGSSSSPISASTVTTTTPTTVGYPPQPPSIMPGSALDYIYQRQVIPPQDDDANSVISTGSRNYNNLDIDLGEETETAPEGEGEDDSVTRCICDLTHDDGYMICCDKCSAWQHVDCMGIDRANIPDEYNCEMCQPRPVDRIRARTLQLEKRKEQSLLLANNNLQMPVGDAAVTSTNLVGVVGTGSVTPVGTSAKGANQYTTGKAVAGTKKAKSTSGSSKKKSGENAAAKKAAKKALDALNRINGKRKELKKPSKKKIKTTEQNAEKMSNMIRTWIDNYERAITNHYSPELRARLTAFGKMQSQNPLLNSERLIPAGCVTNLAQKCTTVPHAGGKILISIEEIPPKTPIIEIRGKYMLSSQHKQLQSLFNMAANGKLSNNKNAGPFLFLYQVTQGGMELCVDTRTYGNDARFVRRSCRPNAEILHNVEKGVVHLYVVSTANIKANTEITIKHDEQLIQRVGGVIILTHTTVTKLCACGLIKDCQYSAQLSDGLLPAANPVGVNPAIMPSGQGGVSSSTTPVPKASKSKKNNGALGVDGEKKAPKKRNSRSTSSNAEARLRSISSSGDSTSELMMYAQQQPPLSPLQPAQQFQPTPSQLVHQQLQQTAMHFMQQQQQGQPGLMQPSQPVYMYSPSPTHQSQPPALAPTSLPPQPPVIHPQTSPHPPPMSPVMNIGHRTGFYAEIKSPMNSPPPLNLTGPPPLVIPSMPSPVKASSQHPPPLQPMSDVAPPPPPVAPMNVPALTIPNHSHPLPDHLIQQQHQIMEDIIKIKIKSPKASPMKHEYSPIPSSTITPAATTSMLSPPPPPPIPVAQRPRCAETLKQELFQSHYQPPVRPQSPAPPVISSPVKVEYPPPPIEVKQEPQLHVYEPPHRPLVIDEKPPIPLEEIKTEPEVKPEPVPEPEIKLEEPKPLPVKIEAEPPIEVSESAVKEEPAIAVSPAHDMDSKDGLDTASLCDSVGSSPVKSTQPLHHTSGSNPGNSAHSSPHSTSSQHHGGSSSKKKNNPFKETEKEKKEKPPSRKLTREERKMEAIVKAFEKMEQSQQRKQELKEQRKEGKRRSVSSSTPDESAPSGGSSSTKKKSLSSQKRKKKKSKSLSQHFGSPNQSRKKKVSKSSKKSKNGRVLALDPETPSRPYESKAAELLLTFSQQPGEPAQPTQSTFFGDDVKPLADVASSNDNNNVETVPSASSSNLPLLSSACMLIEAAVGPLEQVSSGSTVEQDFKFPQKAKTKKSMSREWLSGQAVDAYRRNTPDQDSGYMSEEKSHEYRRVPFEESSLTTPLGVDVSEPNICIVAKKVEEFIAQNSPQAEPEVTTAYKWDDKVSIGSTAVNNSQEQTHTPTSGGNVSESAAAKKRWLRQAISEETDELLTQASSSPPPPNGFTTPLKKRRVIRQSDEVIQTQSQQQQQPALISAQKIDFVDSLAPQHQPQQQQQPIVINSQQKFQEGGLQWPNSGPPPLSYPFGIAEDKQAMDLSRTAVPPVRRIQPYKIVPIAQALTPLHFADPGPLPTPSAVPVPIPQVVQAHHHLIPMEAQETVRTTSLPPPPLAAQQHQAISKYEKLPSPPPSAVAAMVPASLLPPEVTFVVPPAEQPQQQPQARIDVSYPSSAPVPGITRSKGSQKYIGSPAKFQPPSPSESLSSSVAETPEKNSVASSNSSGSLGSSDVDDEAHDEQTAKPEMEVSASTEEVECSQVEMAVAAEQESVTATESSTTITSSGSSEPSLQQDSSFVQEEQVIMSEIVHEEHEVDQMDQSDTVMNTTEESSVSQVEEEQTTQHSPERMEVDNEDRSVKPVVNVQTMNGRDKSVPAAPAEDSDKSELEDLQKVIASFHSENIMNLISRNKKSKKVVSRENSSDEKPRLPKKTGKSRSSASSKEGSVTPPAPPSPPPEEPPVSDFVVEPAVADATLEAPIVSEPEPVPAPVPPPVEEPPSFSTLGRSYSHPSWYSTTDSFRETPEVRSYSTLRPDIPQINYNSPSTYQSKAARELLSSLSAGSEPLSSFTSYRTSTSSFLDYPKSSLGGSTATTNNTTSSSTFQYKSSSEISSLLDKGFSSTRPSSFSTLGPDRSTERVGSSFLLSSTKVTDNLSTLGSAGSPYPKIFTKTAGSDPRLNPALTAPEPPASVTPKRKLSINEYRQRKMQSTTTPSSSSSSAATSTSTTTPELGGSNSSSSDSGGSNQITSSLGSNDVSSSICKELELELGEENPMGEDEEAAKVSSNEMSSSKSGASKAEPNSTEGTV from the exons ATGTCCGCTACGTCGTCTATTAGTTCGGTACAATCGTCCAGCAATAGCGGCAACAGCGGTAACAATACCAACAGTAGTAACAACTCCCGCAATGTCATTTCGTCTGGCTCGAACATTGTCATCCTGGATAACCAGATCCTCGATAGTAACGATGTCGTGGCGGCAGCAGGTCTCCAGCAACTGTCCGGTGGCGGAGCTGGAGGTCTGAAATTGACGAGGGACTGTGCCGTGCAGTATTCGAACGTAATCAGCAGCTACACAGCGAGTAGCAATCAGCACGGCAATGCAACGGCCATCGTGGGAAGCAACAGCGGTTCCCAAATGAATACGGTGAACATTATCCCGGGGGACGCCTCTCAGACGAACTCGCGAGTGCAAGTGTTGAGCAATGTGCAGCTAGTGTCGTCGAAGGGCGCCTCCCAGCCGTCTACGTTCAGCTACGTAGACGCCAGTGGTAAGAACTTTAACGTCCTTACATCGAGTGGCAAGATCAGCACAAACAAGCTGATAGGAGTACCAATAACGAAAGTGAAAACATTCAATCACATCGGACAGCAACCGCAGCAACACCAGCTGTTGTCGCAACAAACACCGTTTGTGTCATCTCAGCTGCCGCAACAACAACCGCAGCAGTTGCAAACGCCGCAAATCGGTAATGTACAGAAGGTTACTGTCCCCAGGAACATCCAGCTGGTGACGCGAATACCGAATTCTACCATTTCGGTGAGCAATGGACGAATGTCACAGATTACTCCTTCGTCACCCCAGCAACAGCAATCGACTCCGCCTCAGTTCACCATACAGCAATATGCGGATTCCAGCGCAAGTATTCCTCCCAGTCTGGAAATTCGCTCATCGGTGTCAGGTCCGATCATCAATTCCACCAACACTACTGGCATTGTGGGTAAAACTGCATCCACCAAAGGCAAAAACGCAGCGTCACTGAAAATGATGCAAAACTCCCAAATAACGCAATCCAGTACAAGCAATCCGACGAAACCGATTGGAAAAAGCATGAGTGTGAATCTGAAGAGCGTTCGGAACAATTCCAAATCCAGTGCAACATCAGGAGTCAATTCGCAATATTACATCAAGAATTCGTCTAATGGAACTCTACAACAGCAGCAATCGGGAACCACCACGTCAATTTACACGACATCTCCCGCTCAAGCTGTTTACCATAACCCGACGCCTGTTCCGCCGCAGCAATCAGTCCAGATCCCAGTCAGCACAACCACGACCACCGGAAAAGGCAGAGGTGTGTACAAAACATCCAAAAACCAGTTGATCCAgattcaacagcagcagcaacagcaacaacaacaacatcagccACCACCCCACCAATCTCCCCAGAGATCAATAACACCTTCGAGTCCAATCAGTGGTGGGGCCATCCCACAAAACATCACCTACGGTGGAAACTTCGGATCGAGCACAATGGTTCAAGGTAACACCCGTTATCAGAACTACAACTCGTACCCAATCCCAGCCTCTCAGTCCCAGTCCAGTAGTAGTACAACTACGTCCGTCAGCAACAACTATAAACCGTTTAATCATCATCTTTACGCAGGTGCTACCTCGTCGTCTGGAGTGACGTTCGAATCATCTGGATCACCTTCAACCGTGACAATGGCGGGAACCGGCCACCACGAACATCCTATTCCGTCGGTCACTGTTACTGGCTATAGCAGTTCCACCGGCAAGAACAAAAAGTACGGTTCTACAATTCAAAACGAGAGCAACAGTCCCGGGTTCGTGTTGTCCCCGGTTAAGATGAAGGGCTCTGGTCGCGGGCGAAACAACAGCATCTCCAACTATCAACCGACGGAGGCAACAGCTCCATACCAACAACGGTATTCGACGTCCCCCTCTAGACCGCTTCAACAACAACAGTTTCAATCAGGATCACCGCTCGGAAGTTCTGGTCAGCATCCTGCAACCAGTACCCGAGAGGATCAAATTTTCCTGAACGGTCAACAAATGACGGACGAATCATCTGCCCGTATTTTACAAAGTTTGTCACAACGATCAACCGAGCCGGGCAGATACGGCGGCTACAAACAGCAACAGCAGTTCACCTTCTACGGATCGGACAATGTACCCCAACAGCCGCCGCCACCGCCTATGTCCAGCATGCCGGCGCCGGCCAGTGTCAGCAGCAATGCAAACACAACGACAGGGGTCTCATACGATCCAAGTAACCCCCGGTTCTTCGAGGACAAATCCGATGGCAGGAGGACAAG CATATCGGAGGTCATTACCTATGCAGACAACATTCCTCTTTTGGAAGGATATCCTGCCAAATACGATGACTACAACCATCCCGATGACAACATTATCGAAGAAGTGCGACCAGCTCCGGTGGATGTGTCCAATGGAAGGTTCCACATACTGCAGGCGGTTCTTCAGGATCACACATATTTTGCTCCGTCACCGGAGCTAAAACTCCCTGATCCTCAACCACCGCCTATGCCAACGCCTCCGCAGCAAACCCAACAGTCTCATACAGTGTCCGCAGCCCCAGTGCAACATCACCCTCCGCccctccatcatcatcatcaccttcAGCAGCACCAGCAACAACACTCTTCATCTCAGCAACAACACCATTACATGCAGCAATCTCAGTCCCCACAACCGCCgttccagcaacagcagcagtcacTCTACAAGCACCATTCTAGCTTGTCCACGCCAGTTTCATCGACTGGTTCTACCACTGTGATGACACCCACTTCAGTCCCAGTTAATGCGTCGATTCCACCGGTCGGTGTTCCTGCTCCGTTGACCCAGATGAGTTTGAACACGCTGGCCACCATTACCGGTAGTTCCAGCTCACCGATATCGGCATCGACTGTGACCACGACAACTCCGACGACTGTTGGCTATCCGCCACAGCCACCGTCAATTATGCCGGGCAGTGCCCTGGACTACATCTACCAACGGCAAGTGATTCCTCCGCAGGACGATGATGCCAACTCGGTCATCAGTACGGGCTCGCGGAACTACAACAACCTGGATATTGACTTGGGCGAGGAAACCGAAACGGCCCCGGAGGGCGAAGGCGAGGACGATTCCGTCACCCGCTGCATCTGTGATCTGACGCATGACGATGGCTACATGATATGCTGTGATAAGTGCTC CGCATGGCAGCACGTGGATTGTATGGGTATTGATCGGGCCAACATCCCCGATGAGTACAACTGTGAGATGTGCCAGCCACGGCCCGTTGACCGGATCCGTGCCCGAACGTTACAGTTGGAGAAACGAAAAGAACAATCGCTCCTACTGGCGAATAACAACCTCCAGATGCCGGTGGGCGACGCAGCCGTTACGAGTACCAATCTGGTGGGTGTCGTCGGAACTGGTTCGGTAACACCGGTTGGCACCAGTGCAAAAGGTGCCAACCAGTACACCACCGGTAAAGCTGTGGCCGGAACGAAAAAAGCCAAGTCGACTAGTGGCAGTTCCAAGAAGAAATCTGGGGAAAATGCTGCCGCGAAGAAAGCGGCCAAGAAGGCGTTGGATGCTCTGAATCGAATCAATGGCAAGAGGAAGGAGCTGAAAAAGCCATCTAAGAAAAAGATCAAAACAACGGAACAAAACGCAGAAAAGATGTCCAACATGATCCGAACCTGGATCGACAACTACGAGCGTGCCATCACAAATCACTACTCTCCGGAGCTGCGGGCCCGGCTGACGGCATTCGGCAAGATGCAATCGCAAAATCCGCTGTTGAATTCGGAACGTCTCATTCCGGCAGGATGCGTAACAAATCTAGCGCAAAAATGTACCACTGTTCCCCATGCTGGCGGGAAGATTCTGATCAGCATTGAGGAAATACCACCAAAGACTCCTATTATCGAAATACGGGGGAAGTATATGCTCTCTTCTCAGCACAAACAGCTCCAGTCGTTATTCAACATGGCTGCGAATGGAAAGCTGAGCAACAACAAAAATGCTGGTCCGTTTTTGTTCCTATATCAGGTGACCCAAGGAGGGATGGAGCTTTGTGTTGACACCCGAACTTACGGTAACGATGCGCGATTTGTGAGGAGATCCTGCCGACCTAATGCCGAAATTCTGCACAACGTCGAAAAGGGAGTAGTGCATTTGTATGTCGTTTCGACGGCAAACATTAAGGCCAATACGGAAATTACCATCAAGCACGACGAACAGCTGATCCAGAGGGTAGGCGGAGTGATCATCCTGACGCATACTACCGTCACAAAACTGTGCGCATGTGGTCTGATCAAGGACTGTCAATACTCAGCACAGCTGAGCGATGGGTTACTTCCAGCAGCGAATCCCGTTGGCGTCAACCCAGCAATCATGCCGAGTGGCCAAGGAGGTGTAAGTAGTTCAACAACGCCGGTTCCTAAAGCAAGTAAAAGCAAGAAAAACAACGGTGCCCTTGGTGTCGATGGTGAAAAGAAGGCCCCAAAGAAGCGAAACAGCAGATCTACCAGCTCGAACGCCGAAGCTCGGCTACGATCCATTTCGTCCAGCGGAGACAGCACTAGCGAACTGATGATGTATGCCCAGCAGCAGCCTCCTTTGTCGCCACTACAGCCGGCACAACAATTCCAGCCTACTCCGTCGCAACTTGTGCATCAACAGTTACAGCAAACTGCAATGCACTTtatgcaacaacaacaacaaggtcAACCTGGATTGATGCAGCCATCGCAGCCTGTTTACATGTACAGTCCATCGCCTACTCATCAATCTCAACCCCCGGCATTGGCGCCGACTTCATTGCCGCCACAACCACCGGTAATACATCCGCAAACTTCGCCACATCCTCCTCCAATGAGTCCAGTTATGAACATCGGGCATCGAACCGGGTTCTATGCGGAGATTAAGTCACCAATGAACTCGCCGCCACCACTCAACTTAACTGGACCACCACCATTGGTGATTCCCTCTATGCCATCGCCGGTCAAAGCCTCGTCTCAGCATCCTCCTCCGTTGCAACCCATGTCGGACGTTGCTCCTCCACCTCCTCCGGTGGCACCGATGAACGTTCCTGCGTTGACCATCCCTAACCACTCGCATCCGTTGCCAGACCACTTGATTcagcaacagcatcaaatcatGGAAGACATCATAAAGATCAAAATCAAATCGCCCAAGGCAAGTCCTATGAAGCACGAATACTCTCCGATTCCGTCTTCAACGATTACACCGGCGGCAACGACCAGCATGTTATCTCCGCCACCGCCACCTCCAATCCCGGTTGCCCAGCGGCCGCGTTGTGCAGAAACACTGAAGCAGGAACTTTTCCAGTCCCATTATCAACCTCCAGTGCGGCCACAGTCGCCGGCTCCTCCGGTCATTTCCTCACCGGTTAAAGTAGAATACCCGCCGCCCCCAATTGAAGTGAAACAGGAGCCTCAACTGCACGTCTACGAACCGCCGCATCGTCCTCTCGTGATTGACGAGAAGCCACCGATACCGCTGGAGGAGATCAAAACGGAACCAGAAGTCAAACCGGAACCTGTGCCAGAGCCGGAAATAAAGTTAGAGGAGCCAAAACCACTTCCCGTTAAGATCGAAGCTGAGCCACCTATTGAAGTCTCTGAATCTGCGGTAAAGGAAGAACCAGCAATCGCTGTATCTCCCGCACACGACATGGACAGCAAAGACGGACTTGACACGGCGAGTCTCTGTGACAGTGTCGGAAGTTCTCCGGTAAAATCCACCCAGCCGCTGCATCACACGTCCGGTTCCAATCCTGGCAACAGTGCCCACAGCTCTCCACATTCGACCTCCTCGCAGCACCACGGTGGAAGCAGCAGCAAAAAGAAGAACAATCCCTTCAAGGAGACCGAGaaggaaaagaaggaaaaacctccGTCGAGGAAGCTGACACGCGAGGAACGCAAAATGGAGGCCATCGTCAAGGCGTTCGAAAAGATGGAACAATCCCAGCAGCGAAAGCAAGAACTCAAGGAACAGCGCAAGGAAGGGAAGCGGCGAAGCGTTTCGTCGTCCACTCCGGACGAGAGCGCCCCATCCGGTGGGAGTAGTTCGACCAAGAAGAAGAGTCTCAGCTCGCAAAagcgaaagaagaagaagagcaaaTCGTTGAGTCAGCACTTCGGATCGCCCAATCAAAGCCGCAAGAAGAAAGTGTCCAAATCTTCGAAGAAAAGCAAAAACGGAAGGGTGCTAGCTTTGGATCCGGAAACTCCCAGTCGGCCGTACGAGAGTAAGGCCGCTGAACTGTTACTCACCTTTTCGCAACAACCCGGAGAACCAGCGCAACCAACGCAGAGCACTTTCTTCGGAGACGATGTAAAACCGCTGGCCGACGTTGCGTCTTCGAACGACAACAATAACGTCGAAACGGTACCATCGGCTTCGTCGTCCAACTTGCCGTTGCTCAGTTCCGCGTGTATGCTGATTGAAGCTGCCGTAGGCCCGCTGGAACAGGTTTCTAGCGGTTCGACAGTTGAGCAAGACTTCAAGTTTCCGCAGAAGGCCAAAACGAAGAAAAGCATGAGTCGCGAGTGGCTGAGTGGTCAGGCAGTGGACGCCTACCGGAGGAATACCCCGGACCAGGATTCCGGATACATGAGCGAGGAAAAATCCCATGAATACCGGAGGGTACCGTTCGAGGAGAGCAGCCTAACGACTCCTCTTGGTGTAGATGTAAGCGAGCCCAATATCTGTATCGTGGCGAAAAAGGTGGAAGAATTCATTGCCCAGAACTCGCCTCAAGCCGAACCTGAAGTAACCACCGCTTACAAATGGGACGATAAGGTCAGCATCGGTTCCACTGCGGTGAACAACTCCCAGGAACAAACTCACACTCCCACCAGCGGGGGAAACGTATCGGAAAGCGCCGCAGCCAAAAAACGTTGGCTAAGACAAGCCATTTCCGAAGAGACGGACGAATTGTTGACTCAAGCATCGTCATCACCACCTCCTCCGAATGGATTTACAACACCGCTCAAGAAGCGCCGTGTCATACGGCAATCGGACGAAGTGATCCAAACTCAAtctcaacaacagcagcaacctgCATTGATCTCCGCCCAAAAGATTGATTTTGTGGATAGCCTGGCACCTCAGCATCAaccgcaacagcagcagcagccaattGTGATAAATTCCCAGCAAAAGTTCCAGGAAGGTGGCCTACAATGGCCCAATTCTGGACCGCCTCCGTTGTCGTATCCCTTCGGCATAGCGGAAGATAAGCAAGCTATGGATCTCTCTAGAACGGCAGTTCCTCCGGTGCGTAGAATACAACCGTACAAAATTGTCCCCATTGCGCAAGCGCTTACCCCACTGCATTTTGCGGATCCTGGACCCCTGCCAACGCCATCAGCAGTTCCAGTGCCAATCCCACAGGTGGTGCAAGCTCATCACCATCTAATACCAATGGAAGCGCAGGAAACTGTGAGGACAACATccctaccaccaccaccacttgCAGCGCAACAACATCAAGCAATCAGCAAGTATGAAAAACTCCCCTCCCCACCACCATCGGCAGTGGCCGCAATGGTACCGGCTTCGCTTCTTCCCCCGGAAGTAACTTTTGTCGTCCCTCCGGCAGAGCAGCCACAGCAACAACCGCAAGCCAGAATCGACGTAAGCTATCCAAGCTCGGCCCCGGTTCCCGGAATCACGCGCAGTAAAGGAAGCCAAAAGTACATCGGAAGCCCGGCCAAGTTCCAACCTCCGTCGCCGTCGGAGTCGCTCAGTTCAAGCGTAGCGGAAACACCCGAAAAGAACTCGGTGGCTAGCAGTAACAGTAGTGGCAGTTTGGGAAGCTCCGACGTCGATGATGAGGCACATGACGAGCAAACAGCTAAACCGGAAATGGAAGTATCTGCTTCCACAGAGGAGGTGGAGTGTTCTCAGGTTGAGATGGCAGTGGCGGCCGAGCAGGAAAGTGTGACAGCGACCGAAAGTTCTACAACTATAACCAGCAGTGGAAGCAGCGAACCGTCGTTACAGCAAGATTCCTCTTTTGTACAGGAAGAACAAGTGATAATGAGTGAAATTGTCCACGAAGAACACGAAGTCGACCAGATGGACCAAAGTGACACAGTGATGAACACGACAGAAGAATCGAGTGTTTCGCAAGTGGAAGAAGAACAAACGACGCAGCATTCGCCAGAGCGAATGGAAGTTGACAATGAAGATCGTAGTGTGAAACCAGTAGTGAACGTTCAGACCATGAATGGACGCGATAAAAGTGTGCCGGCTGCGCCAGCAGAAGACAGTGACAAGAGTGAACTGGAAGACTTGCAGAAGGTGATTGCTTCCTTCCACTCGGAAAATATCATGAATCTCATTTCAAGGAACAAGAAGTCGAAGAAAGTCGTCTCCCGCGAGAACAGCTCGGATGAGAAACCCCGATTGCCAAAGAAAACTGGCAAGAGCAGATCCAGCGCGTCCAGCAAGGAGGGAAGTGTCACTCCACCTGCCCCTCCATCACCTCCGCCGGAGGAACCACCAGTTTCGGATTTTGTCGTCGAACCAGCTGTAGCTGACGCCACGTTGGAAGCACCAATTGTCAGCGAACCTGAACCAGTACCTGCACCAGTCCCACCACCAGTAGAAGAACCGCCGTCGTTTTCTACGCTGGGTCGATCCTACTCGCACCCTTCGTGGTATAGTACAACAGACAGTTTTCGGGAGACCCCGGAAGTGCGAAGTTATTCGACGCTGCGTCCGGATATCCCGCAGATAAACTACAACTCTCCCAGTACCTATCAATCGAAAGCTGCTCGTGAACTTTTGTCATCGCTATCGGCCGGATCCGAACCGCTCTCCAGCTTCACAAGTTACCGGACCAGCACATCATCCTTCTTGGATTATCCAAAGTCCTCGCTGGGTGGAAGTACAGCGACTACCAATAACACCACTAGTAGCAGCACTTTCCAGTACAAATCATCCAGTGAAATCAGTTCACTGTTAGACAAAGGCTTCTCCAGTACGCGACCGTCCAGTTTCTCGACGCTAGGACCAGATCGGAGCACGGAACGAGTCGGAAGTTCCTTCTTGCTATCGTCGACCAAAGTGACCGATAATCTGTCCACGCTCGGGTCAGCCGGAAGTCCTTATCCGAAGATCTTTACCAAAACTGCCGGTTCGGATCCTAGGCTGAACCCGGCATTAACCGCTCCAGAGCCGCCAGCGTCGGTGACACCGAAACGGAAGCTGTCCATCAACGAATACCGTCAGCGGAAGATGCAATCGACGACGAcgccgtcgtcttcgtcgtcttcAGCGGCCACGAGCACTTCGACAACCACTCCGGAGCTGGGTGGCAGTAATAGCAGTAGCAGTGATTCTGGTGGAAGTAACCAGATAACCAGTAGCCTCGGTAGCAACGATGTGAGTAGTTCGATCTGCAAGGAACTGGAGCTGGAGCTTGGGGAGGAGAATCCGATGGGTGAGGATGAAGAAGCAGCGAAGGTTTCCTCGAATGAAATGTCCAGCTCGAAGTCGGGGGCGTCTAAGGCAGAGCCCAATTCAACCGAGGGAACAG TTTGA